The Apibacter raozihei genome contains a region encoding:
- the tssD gene encoding type VI secretion system tube protein TssD, with protein MSSFLAKLEMDGEVHNVLHCKYSFNQGVDSTGKPQATIRGGQVHLKIESSGKSTFIDWMLSSEKTKDATIIFYRRDAMSRLQEVKFEKGYCIEFTEEFDSINDEPMSISMLIVAKNLTVTNVSYENTWKI; from the coding sequence ATGTCATCTTTTTTAGCCAAATTAGAGATGGACGGAGAAGTCCACAATGTTTTACACTGCAAATATAGTTTTAATCAAGGTGTAGATAGTACAGGGAAGCCTCAGGCTACAATTCGTGGTGGACAGGTTCATTTGAAAATTGAAAGTTCAGGAAAGTCAACTTTTATAGATTGGATGTTATCTTCCGAAAAAACAAAGGATGCAACAATTATCTTTTATAGAAGAGATGCAATGAGTCGTTTACAGGAAGTTAAATTTGAAAAAGGATACTGTATAGAGTTTACTGAAGAATTTGATTCCATAAACGATGAGCCTATGTCTATAAGTATGTTAATCGTTGCTAAAAATTTAACAGTAACCAATGTTTCCTATGAAAATACATGGAAAATCTAA
- the tssD gene encoding type VI secretion system tube protein TssD: MSFKAKLEVAGKKYNVLNVNYSLAQETDPTGRPSSQTRGGRIEVTVESTGETDIFEWMTNSFERKDGKVIFVKRDSDATLKELNFSDGYVVKYRENFDAIGSNPLTETFTISAKAIKMGTGEHVNEWV, translated from the coding sequence ATGTCATTTAAAGCTAAATTAGAAGTAGCAGGAAAAAAGTACAATGTACTAAATGTTAATTATTCCTTAGCTCAGGAAACAGATCCAACCGGGCGTCCATCTTCTCAGACTAGAGGAGGTAGAATTGAAGTAACAGTAGAATCAACCGGTGAGACTGATATTTTTGAATGGATGACCAACAGTTTCGAAAGAAAAGACGGAAAAGTAATCTTTGTAAAAAGAGATTCCGATGCAACTCTTAAAGAACTTAACTTTTCAGATGGTTATGTAGTAAAATACAGAGAAAATTTCGATGCCATTGGTTCTAACCCCCTAACAGAAACTTTCACCATTTCAGCTAAAGCTATCAAAATGGGAACAGGAGAACACGTTAACGAGTGGGTATAA
- a CDS encoding manganese-dependent inorganic pyrophosphatase — MSKILIIGHLNPDTDSITSAISLSYLQNKLGKNTEAVALGKPNEETQYALNYFKTEAPRVISRASDETKEVMLVDHNEFQQAVSDISELTVLAVIDHHRIANFQTINPLYYRAEPVGCTQTIILKLYKEHGIEIPPHIAGLMLSGIISDTLLFKSPTCTDEDIKAAQELATIAGVDLNDYGMELLKAGTNLSGKSAVELISLDAKSFEVNDKKIRVAQVNTVDFNDIFSRKEEIINAINEEISSNHYNLFLFVATNVLDSDSRIIALGDSYLSAERAFNIHLTENEGFLKGVVSRKKQIIPQLTVALSEETVSQ, encoded by the coding sequence ATGAGTAAAATACTAATTATAGGACATTTAAATCCTGATACAGACTCAATTACTTCGGCTATATCCTTATCATATTTACAAAATAAACTTGGAAAAAATACCGAAGCTGTGGCTTTGGGTAAACCTAATGAAGAAACCCAATATGCCTTAAATTATTTTAAAACTGAAGCTCCCAGAGTTATAAGTCGTGCCTCGGACGAGACTAAAGAAGTAATGCTTGTAGATCATAATGAATTTCAACAAGCTGTTTCCGATATTTCGGAATTGACAGTTCTTGCTGTAATTGACCATCATAGAATTGCTAATTTCCAGACTATAAACCCTCTTTATTATAGAGCAGAACCTGTAGGCTGTACTCAAACAATTATTTTAAAGCTATATAAAGAGCATGGTATTGAAATTCCTCCACATATAGCTGGATTGATGCTTTCAGGTATTATTTCAGACACTTTGCTTTTCAAATCTCCTACCTGTACAGATGAAGATATTAAAGCTGCTCAGGAACTAGCTACTATTGCTGGTGTCGACTTAAACGATTACGGTATGGAACTTCTTAAAGCCGGAACTAATTTATCTGGTAAAAGTGCTGTTGAATTAATTTCACTTGATGCAAAATCTTTTGAAGTAAATGATAAAAAAATTCGTGTAGCTCAAGTCAATACTGTAGATTTCAATGATATTTTCTCTAGAAAGGAAGAAATAATAAATGCTATAAACGAAGAGATATCCTCAAATCATTATAATTTGTTTTTATTTGTAGCGACAAATGTGCTTGATAGTGATTCTAGGATTATTGCATTAGGGGATTCTTATTTAAGTGCTGAACGTGCTTTTAATATACATTTAACTGAAAATGAAGGTTTTTTAAAAGGAGTAGTTTCCCGAAAAAAACAAATTATTCCTCAATTAACTGTGGCTTTGTCTGAAGAAACTGTATCTCAATAA